In the genome of Dehalococcoidia bacterium, the window TCGCCTGGTCCTTGGTGCTCGCGTCGTCTTCCACGGTCAGGTCGAGCTTGACGCCGGGCACGGTGCCGGCGGCGTTGATCTCCTCGACGGCGAGCTGGGCGCCGTTCTTCTGCGTCACGCCGTACTGTGCCGCGGCGCCGGTGAGGCTGAAGGCCGCGCCGAGCTTGACCGTCTTCGTCGCCCCGCTGGCCGCTGCCGCCGTGCCGGCGGCCGTCGCGGCGCGGGTGCTGGCCGCGGCTGAAGCGGCCGGGGCCGCGGCGGTGGCTGCGCTCGCCTGAGTCGCCGCTGCACTCGCTGCCCGCGTGGCCGCGGGTGCGTTCGCCGCGTTTGAGGGTGCGTTGTTGCCGCTCTTGTTGTTGTTGCTGCTGCACGCGGCCAGCACCAGCGCCAGGCCGCAGAGCACGCCGGCGCGCAGCGCGCCGGACCGCCAGGGTTTCATCGCCAGCCTCCAGGTGAGCGGCGCGATCGGGGGTACCGCGCCTCGCGCGTTCGTGCGATCACTCTGGCATTCCGCCGTACTGCGGTCAAACGCGCTTCTGGCGCCGGGCGGCGGCCGTGCCGCCCTTGACTGTCTCCTATCGCTGTCTACGATTGGAACACAGCGCGGGGAGCAGCGAACGCAGGAGCAGGTCGTGGACTTCAGCCTCAGCGAGGACCAGCAGCTCATCCGCGACACGGCGCGCCGCTTCGCCCAGAGCGAGATCGCGCCCCACGTCAAGGCGAACGAGCACAACGACCGTTTCCCCGAAGCGGTCATGCGCAAGATGGCGCCGATCGGCCTGCTGGGCGGGCCGATCGCTGAGCAGTACGGCGGCGCCGGCATCGACAGCGTCTCCTACTGCTTGATCTGCGAGGAGATCGGCAAGGTCAGCGCCTCCGTCTTCACCTCGGCGCTCACGGTGCAGATCTCGCTCGTCTCACAGACGATCGAGCGCTGGGGCAGCGAGCCGCAGAAGCAGGCCTATCTGCCAAAGCTCTGTGCCGCGGAGTGGATTGGCGCCTACGCGCTCACCGAGCCAGACCACGGCAGCGACCCGGCGGCGATGGAGACCTTCGCCACCCTCGACGGCGATGAGTGGGCGATTACTGGTTCCAAGATGTGGATCAGCAACGGTGGCGTGGCGGACTTCGTGATCCTCTTCGCGCAGACCGAGCGCGGCGCCGGCTCGAAGGGGATCGGCGCCTTCCTGCTGCCCACGAACACGCCCGGCTTCAGCGCCCGGCCGATCGAAGGCAAGATGGGGCTCGGCGCCTCGAACACCTCGGCGCTCTTCCTCGAAGACTGCCGCGTGCCGCGGGAAAATGTGCTCGGCCAGATCGGCCAGGGCTTCAAAGTGGCGATGACGGCGCTCGATGCCGGGCGGCTGAGTACGGCCGCCTGCGCCGTGGGCGTGGCGCAGGGTTGCGTCGACGCCTGCGTGGCCTATTCGACGCAGCGGCAGCAGTTCGGCAAGCCGATCGCCGCCCACCAGCTCGTGCAGGAACTGCTCGCCGACATGGCGACGGAGACGGACGCCGCCCGCCTGCTGGTGCTGCGCGCCGCCGACATGAAGGACCGCGGCACGGTCACGCCGCTGCAACTCTCGATGGCCAAATACTATGCCGCCGAGTGCGCCGTGCGCGCGGCGCGCAACGCGATCCAGGTGCACGGCGGCGTCGGCTACGTGGGTGAGTACCCGGTCGAGGGCTATCTGCGGGACGCGATCGCGCTGGGGCTGTACGAGGGCACCTCGCAGATCCAGAAGCTGATCATCGGCCGCGAGCTGACGCACATCGCTGCCT includes:
- a CDS encoding acyl-CoA dehydrogenase family protein, translating into MDFSLSEDQQLIRDTARRFAQSEIAPHVKANEHNDRFPEAVMRKMAPIGLLGGPIAEQYGGAGIDSVSYCLICEEIGKVSASVFTSALTVQISLVSQTIERWGSEPQKQAYLPKLCAAEWIGAYALTEPDHGSDPAAMETFATLDGDEWAITGSKMWISNGGVADFVILFAQTERGAGSKGIGAFLLPTNTPGFSARPIEGKMGLGASNTSALFLEDCRVPRENVLGQIGQGFKVAMTALDAGRLSTAACAVGVAQGCVDACVAYSTQRQQFGKPIAAHQLVQELLADMATETDAARLLVLRAADMKDRGTVTPLQLSMAKYYAAECAVRAARNAIQVHGGVGYVGEYPVEGYLRDAIALGLYEGTSQIQKLIIGRELTHIAAFA